The proteins below come from a single uncultured Dethiosulfovibrio sp. genomic window:
- a CDS encoding phospho-N-acetylmuramoyl-pentapeptide-transferase encodes MMAILSLFLLFFCLSFISQSWWIDWLRSRRVRQVQKSYGPQRMPSKGRTPALGGVVFMAMSLPGAFLCWVLGSEALTFYAVLWALPFFSGLIGLLDDLLKLLRGSSEGLKSLEKLILQVLVALFWSLFALRTGHLGLSPHLNLSPFWTVVTTSFIIVSMLNAVNVTDGLDGLAAGTSSLSLVALAFLVSRGLDVISVGLGISVAFLWHNAYPARVFMGDCGSHFLGGLLVAIAACGGGVLYVVPVGALFGLEILSVAIQIVSIRCFGKKFFLMSPVHHHFELLGWSEVQIVLRFWLIHLLGIVSMLWLGSFVPSIF; translated from the coding sequence ATGATGGCTATACTGTCTTTGTTTCTGTTGTTTTTCTGTCTTTCCTTTATAAGCCAATCCTGGTGGATCGATTGGCTTAGGTCCCGTCGAGTACGGCAGGTTCAGAAGTCCTATGGTCCTCAAAGAATGCCGTCGAAAGGGAGGACGCCAGCCCTTGGCGGTGTAGTCTTTATGGCCATGTCGCTCCCTGGAGCCTTTCTATGTTGGGTATTGGGAAGTGAGGCTCTAACATTCTATGCTGTCCTTTGGGCTCTTCCATTTTTTTCCGGTTTGATCGGTCTACTGGACGATCTTTTAAAATTACTGAGAGGGTCGAGCGAAGGTCTAAAAAGCCTGGAAAAACTGATATTGCAGGTCCTTGTCGCTTTGTTCTGGTCCCTCTTTGCTTTGAGAACAGGACATCTGGGCTTGTCACCTCATTTGAATTTATCCCCCTTCTGGACCGTAGTTACGACTTCTTTTATTATAGTGTCTATGCTCAATGCGGTGAACGTCACCGATGGACTGGACGGCCTTGCTGCCGGTACGTCCTCGTTGTCCCTCGTCGCTTTGGCTTTTCTCGTCTCAAGAGGTCTTGATGTTATTTCAGTTGGCTTAGGTATATCTGTGGCTTTTTTATGGCATAATGCTTATCCTGCTAGGGTCTTTATGGGAGATTGCGGTTCCCACTTTCTGGGCGGTTTACTGGTGGCTATAGCTGCCTGTGGAGGTGGGGTTCTTTATGTCGTTCCTGTGGGAGCCCTCTTTGGTCTAGAGATATTATCTGTGGCTATACAGATAGTATCAATAAGGTGTTTCGGTAAAAAGTTTTTTTTGATGAGCCCTGTTCATCATCATTTCGAGCTTTTAGGCTGGAGCGAGGTACAGATCGTCCTCAGATTTTGGCTTATCCATCTACTGGGCATAGTGTCTATGTTGTGGTTGGGTTCGTTTGTACCATCGATCTTCTAG
- a CDS encoding penicillin-binding protein 2 yields the protein MSDKKHFPWFLIFFIVLIFIFRACSLQLYPDLRVLDRLGLQSTSVVQSSPMRGPILDKKGEPLAVSVPVTSLYVDPKEWDKGDIDKIAKYLPKDRLESLKKLQGGRFFWLLRQLDGPRAKEILDLGLDGVHGLTESKRIYPSGSLLSHVLGFCDIDGVGLAGLEMVWNDALFVPSERRVAPRIKQSPQSIADGGIVRLTIDRRIQFIVEKHLSKVAKDEKANWAAAVCVESSSGNIAAMASWPTFDGNDRESMAKKENMVNNCVSRVYEPGSTFKPIVIAMGLQSGVISRNSRFMDRGRLKVADGWISNSHGVGKGDIDLSQVLIYSSNVAMALIGMKWNPYEAHKDLETWGFGSKSGIELNGEETGLLLPPERWYGVIPANVAIGQGIAVTPLQLTMAFNSVVAGGALLRPHLVEEVTDHRGNPIYRSQREVVRELISPFYVNWFRKTMRQVVTDGTGKRAEVSAVKVGGKTGTAQVAVKGKYVKERMVGSFIGFWPYDAPKYTMLVVIGEPGGGRYYGGELAAPLFKSIVEDIERLQSGE from the coding sequence ATGTCGGACAAAAAACACTTTCCATGGTTTCTGATCTTCTTTATCGTCCTGATCTTTATTTTTAGAGCCTGTTCTTTGCAGCTGTACCCAGATCTCAGGGTCTTAGATAGACTTGGTCTCCAATCCACCTCTGTTGTCCAAAGTTCCCCTATGAGAGGCCCTATCCTCGATAAAAAAGGAGAGCCGTTGGCTGTATCTGTCCCTGTGACCAGCCTTTACGTCGATCCCAAGGAATGGGACAAAGGGGACATTGATAAGATAGCTAAGTATCTTCCCAAGGATAGACTTGAATCGTTAAAAAAACTTCAAGGTGGGCGTTTTTTTTGGCTTTTAAGACAGCTAGACGGTCCAAGGGCCAAGGAAATACTGGATTTAGGGCTTGACGGTGTCCATGGCTTGACTGAAAGCAAGAGAATTTATCCAAGTGGATCTCTGTTATCCCATGTCCTTGGCTTTTGTGATATCGATGGAGTTGGATTGGCCGGTTTGGAGATGGTGTGGAACGATGCCCTTTTCGTCCCGTCAGAGAGAAGAGTTGCCCCTAGGATAAAACAATCCCCCCAATCGATCGCTGATGGAGGGATTGTTCGTTTGACCATAGATCGTAGAATTCAGTTTATAGTCGAAAAGCATCTTTCAAAGGTGGCCAAGGATGAAAAGGCAAACTGGGCTGCCGCTGTATGTGTTGAGTCTTCCTCAGGCAATATAGCTGCCATGGCCAGCTGGCCTACTTTTGACGGTAACGATAGAGAGTCTATGGCTAAAAAAGAAAACATGGTCAATAATTGCGTGAGCAGGGTTTACGAACCGGGTTCTACGTTTAAGCCAATAGTCATAGCTATGGGCTTGCAGTCGGGGGTGATTTCCAGAAATTCCAGGTTTATGGACCGAGGAAGGCTAAAGGTCGCCGATGGATGGATTTCCAACTCCCATGGCGTTGGAAAGGGGGATATCGATCTCTCTCAGGTTTTAATCTATTCCTCTAACGTTGCGATGGCCCTAATAGGCATGAAATGGAATCCTTACGAAGCCCATAAAGATCTTGAGACATGGGGCTTTGGTTCTAAGTCTGGAATAGAGCTGAACGGAGAGGAAACCGGTCTTTTGCTCCCCCCTGAGAGATGGTACGGTGTGATCCCAGCCAACGTAGCAATAGGCCAGGGAATAGCGGTTACCCCTCTTCAACTTACGATGGCCTTTAACAGCGTAGTTGCCGGTGGCGCTTTGCTCAGGCCTCACCTTGTAGAAGAGGTTACCGACCACCGTGGAAACCCTATTTATCGATCTCAGAGAGAGGTTGTAAGGGAATTAATATCACCTTTCTACGTAAATTGGTTTAGAAAAACCATGAGACAGGTGGTCACCGATGGAACGGGAAAAAGAGCGGAGGTTAGTGCCGTAAAGGTAGGGGGTAAAACAGGTACCGCTCAGGTCGCCGTAAAAGGAAAATACGTCAAGGAGCGGATGGTAGGCTCTTTTATAGGTTTCTGGCCTTACGATGCCCCTAAATACACGATGCTTGTGGTCATAGGAGAGCCTGGCGGTGGTAGATATTACGGCGGTGAGCTGGCAGCTCCTTTGTTTAAATCGATAGTAGAGGATATCGAGCGACTTCAATCTGGAGAGTGA
- the murF gene encoding UDP-N-acetylmuramoyl-tripeptide--D-alanyl-D-alanine ligase codes for MNHGFIGGAELAEWSGGKLAGRDWAFDGFFQVDSRKVQPGDIFVALTGKISDGHSYISEAFDRGAVGAFVGSRWFLERGYDQSRNYILFDDVEQGLISLAQKRLSQVRWALGITGSVGKTTVREMVYKALSSDSTVYRARNSHNTLIGCALTLSEMPRDTEGVILEMGTNHPGEIAEMVEFFPIHMALITKIAPAHLEGLGGIDGVIEAKMEILSSRALKKAIIGAENLSLIDKAGALSRYKHWDMVSVGERSCDYEITNKGFCWDPAPRVFCDLKFPGGNIQLKADVLGEHNSLLLALAFGVAAEMGENPQVIAERLSFFKAFDSRGRISEDNGVILIDESYNANPESMMAVLSAVESSPVPIDRRFILLGEMGELGDRSEEFHKKILDRAALLGNVLLFGTKWNSFAHDYPVWSDLKFLGDYLKRRLSPGDLLVVKGSRSNGLERIWGFLR; via the coding sequence ATGAATCACGGTTTTATCGGAGGAGCTGAGTTAGCTGAGTGGTCCGGTGGAAAGCTTGCAGGCAGGGACTGGGCGTTTGATGGGTTCTTTCAGGTCGACAGCAGAAAAGTCCAGCCCGGGGATATATTCGTCGCTCTCACCGGTAAGATCTCCGACGGTCATTCTTATATTTCGGAGGCCTTTGATCGGGGAGCTGTAGGGGCTTTTGTCGGTAGTCGTTGGTTTCTCGAGAGGGGATATGACCAGTCTCGTAATTATATATTATTTGATGATGTAGAGCAGGGGTTGATCTCTCTAGCGCAGAAGAGGCTATCTCAGGTTCGATGGGCTTTAGGGATAACCGGAAGCGTCGGTAAAACCACGGTGAGAGAAATGGTCTATAAGGCCCTCTCCTCCGACTCTACAGTATATCGAGCTAGAAATAGCCACAATACCCTGATAGGCTGCGCCTTGACCCTCTCGGAAATGCCCAGAGATACGGAAGGGGTTATCCTTGAGATGGGCACCAATCATCCAGGAGAAATAGCCGAGATGGTCGAGTTTTTCCCAATCCATATGGCGCTGATCACTAAAATTGCACCGGCCCATCTAGAGGGACTTGGGGGAATAGACGGAGTTATAGAGGCAAAGATGGAGATCCTGAGCTCAAGAGCACTTAAAAAAGCTATTATAGGTGCGGAGAATCTCTCTCTGATCGACAAAGCAGGTGCCCTCTCTAGATATAAACACTGGGATATGGTTTCTGTCGGAGAAAGATCTTGTGATTATGAAATAACCAACAAGGGATTCTGTTGGGATCCTGCCCCGAGGGTTTTTTGCGATTTAAAATTTCCAGGAGGTAATATCCAGTTAAAAGCCGACGTTCTTGGGGAACATAACTCCCTTTTGCTGGCTTTGGCTTTTGGGGTCGCCGCTGAGATGGGAGAAAATCCTCAGGTAATAGCGGAGCGACTCTCCTTCTTTAAGGCCTTCGATAGTAGAGGTAGGATCAGCGAAGATAACGGAGTTATCCTGATAGATGAGTCATATAACGCTAACCCCGAATCGATGATGGCAGTGCTTTCAGCGGTTGAGTCGTCTCCTGTTCCGATTGATCGGCGTTTTATCCTCCTCGGTGAGATGGGGGAGCTAGGCGATAGGTCGGAGGAATTCCATAAAAAAATATTGGACAGGGCCGCCCTCCTCGGAAACGTCCTGCTTTTCGGGACTAAGTGGAATTCTTTTGCCCATGATTATCCGGTTTGGAGCGATTTGAAGTTTCTTGGGGACTATCTGAAGCGGAGACTTTCTCCTGGAGATCTCCTCGTGGTCAAGGGGTCAAGGTCAAATGGATTAGAACGTATTTGGGGTTTTTTGCGATGA
- a CDS encoding FtsW/RodA/SpoVE family cell cycle protein: protein MNRKDPLIWIIPLMLSALGIVVILSLTSVRLSDGSLSFSLGKKQAQWMLFAWMVMIVGSAIPLSFWRNRSGVFLGISWFLVWLPLIPGLGVGGGGALRWLKIGPVTVQPLELLAFFLVIHLCGVYSRGELKPFRAFILSLLLVGILSIPVLLQPDLGGTLLLFFLAMGMYVGAYGFLLPLSAAFLLSPVFVFLAQRGYRQRRIIAWIDPWSDPADAGYQAIQGFVAFANGGLWGTGLGRAIQRSRFLPAAHTDFIFAALSETLGIWGSIGVLSLFLLWFLRIYIHFRRCDDRWICLVLWGLSLSVAVPLSINVAGITNLIPMTGMPLPFVSYGGSALVVAWLKTGLIIRAVREMGGSL from the coding sequence GTGAATAGAAAAGATCCGCTCATCTGGATAATCCCTTTGATGTTGTCGGCTCTTGGAATAGTTGTTATCCTCTCTCTTACGTCCGTCAGACTTAGCGATGGATCTCTCTCCTTTTCCTTGGGCAAAAAACAAGCCCAGTGGATGCTTTTCGCCTGGATGGTGATGATCGTAGGATCGGCTATACCTCTTTCTTTTTGGCGGAATAGAAGTGGTGTCTTCTTAGGGATATCTTGGTTTCTCGTCTGGCTTCCTCTGATTCCCGGTCTGGGGGTAGGAGGTGGAGGAGCGCTAAGATGGCTGAAGATAGGTCCGGTAACGGTTCAGCCTCTGGAATTGCTTGCTTTTTTTCTTGTGATCCATCTTTGCGGGGTTTACAGCAGAGGAGAGCTTAAGCCCTTTAGAGCTTTTATACTCTCTCTGTTGTTGGTTGGGATCCTATCTATACCTGTCCTTTTGCAGCCTGACCTGGGAGGAACCTTGTTGCTTTTCTTTTTAGCGATGGGAATGTATGTAGGGGCTTACGGTTTTTTGTTGCCCCTGTCAGCTGCGTTTTTATTGTCCCCTGTGTTCGTTTTTCTGGCCCAGAGAGGGTATCGCCAAAGGCGAATTATAGCGTGGATAGATCCATGGTCCGACCCTGCGGATGCAGGATATCAGGCAATTCAGGGGTTTGTTGCTTTTGCCAATGGAGGCCTTTGGGGGACCGGTTTGGGGAGGGCAATTCAAAGAAGTCGTTTTTTGCCCGCCGCCCATACTGACTTTATATTTGCTGCACTGTCGGAAACGTTGGGTATTTGGGGTAGCATAGGAGTTTTGTCGCTTTTCCTGTTATGGTTCTTGAGGATCTATATCCATTTCAGACGTTGTGATGATAGATGGATATGTCTTGTCCTCTGGGGGCTTTCGCTGTCTGTCGCCGTACCTCTAAGCATAAACGTGGCCGGTATAACTAACCTTATCCCTATGACCGGTATGCCCTTGCCCTTTGTCAGTTACGGCGGAAGTGCTCTGGTTGTAGCTTGGTTGAAGACGGGCTTGATTATAAGGGCGGTTAGAGAAATGGGGGGCTCTCTTTGA
- the rsmH gene encoding 16S rRNA (cytosine(1402)-N(4))-methyltransferase RsmH — protein sequence MTIEHVPVMIDQVLEQFESRGRFELLVDGTLGLGGYSEAILDRFENVKVIGVDQDPYAIEIASSRLARFGDRFVPVMDNFSNISGIVGDLGFDHVDGIVFDLGISNMQITVPERGFSFRENGPLDMRMDGGRQEGISAGEMINQLSAPELSDIFRVYGEERHSWMIAKGIVRYREKFGPILDTFSLVEAIRSSLPAPVMRKAKGHPARKVFQALRIVVNGEMEALKEGLDGAIKVISPGGIIVVVGYHSLEDRIVKWKFREWKDSTDGTIMTRKALLPSEEEVERNPKSRSAKLRAFMANIPM from the coding sequence TTGACGATAGAACATGTCCCGGTAATGATAGATCAGGTACTTGAACAGTTTGAATCAAGAGGTCGCTTTGAACTTCTGGTGGATGGAACTCTAGGTCTTGGTGGATATTCAGAGGCAATTCTCGATAGATTTGAGAATGTTAAGGTTATCGGGGTCGATCAAGATCCCTACGCCATAGAGATAGCTTCTTCCAGGCTTGCGAGGTTTGGCGATAGGTTTGTCCCCGTAATGGATAATTTTTCCAACATATCTGGCATAGTCGGAGATTTAGGTTTTGACCATGTCGATGGTATAGTCTTCGATTTAGGTATATCCAATATGCAGATAACTGTCCCCGAGAGAGGCTTTTCCTTCAGAGAAAATGGCCCTCTCGATATGAGAATGGACGGAGGAAGGCAAGAGGGCATCTCCGCCGGTGAGATGATAAATCAGCTCTCCGCTCCTGAGCTTTCGGATATTTTTAGGGTCTACGGAGAGGAACGTCATTCTTGGATGATAGCCAAGGGCATAGTGAGATATAGGGAGAAATTTGGACCTATCCTCGATACATTCTCCCTCGTGGAGGCCATAAGAAGCTCCCTCCCTGCCCCTGTAATGCGAAAGGCGAAGGGCCATCCTGCTAGAAAGGTCTTCCAGGCGCTGAGAATCGTCGTTAACGGCGAGATGGAGGCTTTGAAAGAAGGTCTCGACGGGGCTATTAAAGTCATTTCCCCCGGTGGGATCATCGTTGTAGTGGGCTATCACTCTCTGGAGGACCGTATAGTTAAGTGGAAATTCAGAGAATGGAAGGACAGTACTGACGGTACTATAATGACCAGGAAGGCTCTCTTGCCCTCGGAAGAGGAAGTGGAGAGAAATCCTAAATCAAGGAGCGCTAAACTCCGGGCTTTTATGGCCAATATACCTATGTAG
- a CDS encoding protein-glutamate O-methyltransferase CheR, translated as MTAVEKDYDSPEYTKFKTQVKVLTGLDLNSYKNQIHRRAHMLMSRWNITSYEIYHQTIKENEDKLREFLDYLTINVSEFLRNPPRWWDLKDHVIPDLIKIRGNKKLRLWSAGSATGEEPYSLAMLSSECGLSSPPMVEARDIDSGAIAIAQKGVYHKRQLVNVPPDWLSRYFSKIDDQSYQVKDDLKKRVSFSRFNLVEDRFDTGYDLILCRNVVIYFRPETKAALYQKFFDALKPGGYLLVGSTEQIFEYKSYGFESSKPFLYRKPL; from the coding sequence TTGACAGCCGTCGAAAAAGACTACGATTCCCCCGAATACACTAAATTCAAAACACAGGTCAAAGTGCTCACCGGACTGGATCTCAACTCTTACAAAAACCAGATCCACAGAAGAGCTCATATGTTAATGAGCCGATGGAATATAACAAGCTACGAAATATATCATCAAACCATAAAGGAAAACGAAGATAAGTTAAGAGAATTTTTGGATTATCTAACAATAAATGTGTCTGAATTTTTAAGAAACCCGCCTCGATGGTGGGACCTTAAAGACCACGTCATACCGGATCTTATAAAAATAAGGGGGAATAAAAAATTAAGACTTTGGAGTGCAGGGTCAGCCACCGGGGAGGAGCCCTATTCCCTTGCGATGCTATCTTCCGAATGCGGTTTATCCTCTCCTCCGATGGTGGAAGCCAGGGATATAGACTCAGGAGCGATCGCGATAGCCCAAAAGGGCGTCTACCATAAAAGGCAGCTAGTAAACGTGCCACCGGACTGGCTAAGCCGATATTTTTCCAAAATAGACGATCAAAGCTACCAGGTAAAGGATGACTTAAAAAAGCGGGTATCGTTTTCTAGATTCAATCTAGTTGAGGACAGATTTGACACTGGATACGATCTCATTCTGTGCAGAAACGTGGTTATATATTTCAGACCGGAAACGAAGGCTGCTCTGTACCAAAAGTTCTTCGATGCCTTGAAACCAGGTGGCTATCTTCTGGTGGGGTCTACCGAGCAGATCTTTGAGTATAAATCATACGGGTTTGAATCGTCAAAACCGTTTCTCTACAGAAAACCACTTTAA
- a CDS encoding UDP-N-acetylglucosamine--N-acetylmuramyl-(pentapeptide) pyrophosphoryl-undecaprenol N-acetylglucosamine transferase has product MRLLMVAGGTGGHITPAIALGEWRKGQGDNVRYLCGNRPLELELYAYHGIDPHALAMEGSPLGTKDPLIALKRCWAVVRSFFDVAKLVKVESPEVVILFGGYICLPALIVGLIIGKKIVLHEQNAVAGKITRLAHILGVPIATGWRKCKAVDGTYTGTPVRRIRPITRDKALQELGIDPESLKDRKIVSVIGGSLGGLSVVKAILRRPFMVESSGYVYLYPTKDVASSPRGMLAVRQSWDMSAIYAASDLVICRGGGATLAELACYGLSAIVVPWRNSTDGHQKANALSFVAETSSKVGVWLESEGYQRLFFLINKLSSLSRSSNSADCESASRLWRLVLSHI; this is encoded by the coding sequence TTGAGATTGTTGATGGTCGCAGGCGGGACTGGAGGACACATAACTCCGGCAATAGCTTTAGGGGAGTGGAGAAAAGGTCAAGGGGATAACGTTCGTTATCTATGCGGCAACAGGCCTCTTGAATTGGAGTTATACGCCTATCACGGTATAGATCCTCATGCCCTTGCCATGGAGGGATCTCCTTTAGGAACTAAGGATCCTCTCATAGCTCTTAAAAGGTGTTGGGCCGTTGTACGATCTTTTTTCGATGTAGCAAAGCTAGTTAAAGTGGAGTCGCCGGAGGTCGTGATACTGTTCGGGGGGTACATATGCCTACCGGCCCTGATCGTTGGTCTTATAATAGGTAAAAAAATTGTTCTTCATGAACAGAATGCTGTGGCAGGAAAGATAACCCGGTTAGCCCATATTCTAGGCGTCCCTATCGCTACTGGTTGGAGAAAGTGTAAAGCCGTCGATGGAACGTATACAGGGACCCCTGTCCGAAGGATTAGACCTATCACCAGAGATAAGGCTCTACAGGAGCTTGGAATAGATCCTGAATCTCTGAAGGACAGAAAGATAGTTTCCGTTATCGGAGGTTCTTTAGGCGGTTTATCTGTGGTCAAGGCAATTTTACGTCGTCCATTTATGGTAGAATCCTCTGGATATGTTTACTTATATCCTACTAAGGACGTTGCTTCGTCCCCACGTGGAATGCTAGCTGTGCGGCAGAGTTGGGATATGTCCGCAATCTACGCTGCGTCTGATTTGGTGATATGTAGAGGAGGTGGAGCTACTTTAGCGGAGCTTGCTTGTTACGGCTTGTCAGCTATAGTTGTTCCGTGGAGGAACTCTACAGATGGTCACCAGAAAGCCAACGCTCTCTCTTTTGTCGCTGAAACTTCATCGAAAGTAGGGGTATGGCTTGAAAGCGAAGGTTATCAACGTCTGTTTTTTTTGATAAATAAACTATCGTCTCTCTCTCGGTCATCGAACTCTGCTGACTGTGAGTCCGCTTCTAGATTATGGCGATTGGTTCTTTCGCATATTTGA
- the murD gene encoding UDP-N-acetylmuramoyl-L-alanine--D-glutamate ligase has protein sequence MKDLTGKRITVLGAGLSGQALAMAICDLGADVFVSESRSDLSKDVMDSFNGAGIRWEVGENSDKALDCDLMVLSSGVSPKSKIIQKAVKGSIPVEGEVDFVLPRLNGKVIAITGTNGKTTTTSLTAHMLLASGYDALAVGNIGTPLGIALREHHDFFVVELSSFQLYWTKKAFFDLSMVTNLAPDHLDWHDGLENYVEAKSKVLKKRRNGAWGIVQKRDLEKLQVTGDLSILPLTVTEPSDNPGIYMGADCAWMVLDGLKRKLFSYDQVPMVGFHNMENTAMALGGCVVLGCEGEGWDRDLVSYRPPSHRCQLIASINGVNYIDDSKGTNVASTCTALESIKGKKVVILGGRGKGESYDSLAIAVKDNCRKAILLGEEKEPISRALDLVGFVDWILAVDMEEAVLAAQLSSVPDDTVLLSPACTSWDMYGSYVERGDHFCRLVLEMQEKILKR, from the coding sequence ATGAAGGATCTGACTGGGAAAAGGATAACTGTTTTAGGTGCTGGTTTGAGTGGTCAGGCCTTGGCTATGGCTATCTGCGATTTAGGGGCAGATGTCTTTGTATCCGAGAGCCGTAGTGATCTATCAAAAGATGTTATGGATAGTTTCAATGGCGCAGGAATCCGTTGGGAAGTTGGCGAAAACAGCGATAAAGCTTTGGATTGCGACCTTATGGTCTTGAGTTCTGGAGTGTCTCCAAAATCTAAAATTATTCAAAAAGCCGTAAAGGGCTCTATTCCGGTTGAAGGTGAGGTCGATTTTGTCCTCCCCAGATTGAACGGTAAAGTCATAGCTATTACCGGAACAAACGGAAAAACGACGACTACCTCTCTTACAGCCCATATGCTTCTCGCTTCCGGTTACGATGCATTGGCAGTAGGGAACATAGGGACCCCTTTGGGAATTGCGCTAAGAGAGCACCACGACTTTTTTGTCGTAGAGCTGAGTAGCTTTCAGCTTTACTGGACGAAAAAGGCGTTTTTCGACCTATCTATGGTCACTAACCTGGCGCCCGATCATCTGGATTGGCATGATGGACTGGAAAACTACGTAGAGGCAAAATCAAAGGTATTGAAGAAGCGGAGAAATGGAGCTTGGGGGATCGTCCAAAAAAGGGATCTTGAAAAGCTCCAGGTGACCGGTGACCTCTCCATATTGCCTTTAACGGTCACGGAGCCGTCGGATAATCCTGGAATATACATGGGTGCTGATTGTGCTTGGATGGTCTTAGACGGGCTAAAGAGAAAACTCTTTTCCTACGACCAAGTTCCTATGGTGGGCTTTCATAACATGGAAAACACCGCTATGGCCTTAGGTGGTTGTGTGGTTTTAGGTTGTGAGGGAGAAGGATGGGATAGAGACCTGGTTAGTTATAGGCCTCCGTCACACAGATGCCAGCTAATTGCCTCTATAAATGGGGTTAACTACATAGACGACTCTAAGGGAACTAACGTAGCCTCTACCTGTACCGCTTTAGAGTCCATAAAGGGAAAAAAAGTCGTTATTTTAGGTGGACGAGGCAAGGGGGAATCCTACGATTCTCTAGCTATAGCTGTGAAGGATAACTGTAGAAAAGCTATCCTCCTAGGTGAGGAAAAAGAACCTATAAGTAGGGCTCTTGACTTGGTTGGCTTTGTTGACTGGATTTTGGCCGTCGATATGGAAGAGGCGGTTTTAGCGGCCCAATTATCCTCTGTGCCTGACGATACGGTCCTACTGTCTCCTGCCTGTACCAGTTGGGATATGTACGGGAGCTACGTAGAGAGGGGCGATCACTTCTGCCGGCTCGTTTTGGAGATGCAGGAAAAAATTTTAAAGCGGTGA
- a CDS encoding UDP-N-acetylmuramoyl-L-alanyl-D-glutamate--2,6-diaminopimelate ligase, with protein sequence MNKKSLKTVAESLKIKGFLKDIVGDEQVIIEGLAFDSRKVKKGDLFCCTVGGNVDGHLFAEDAVRSGAVALMCSRIPTSVNVPILLVEDVRRAMGLVSSLLEGDPCRSMTLVAVTGTNGKSTTTYMVRSIMSQRLKMGLLGTIEYHDGDRSFKADRTTPEGPDIQALLGRMVSSGCDGCVMEASSHGISQGRLEGLSFDAAVFTNLTQEHLDYHGDMESYFKAKTDLFDSYMKDDSSKIFNLDDSYGRALHSRFSDGISYGIASDADVRADNLSLGVDGIGFDLIIEGSPSPVRIPIIGRYNVNNALAAAAACWSIGFSREEIVRGLEMLPAVPGRMERFVFDNDLCAVVDYAHSPDALENLLRSLRELCKGKLISVFGLGGERFRDNRWTMGEIAAKMADHLVLTMDNPRGEEPEDIVEDILIGVKKIPDASFEIVINREKAVQTALDLGGAGDIVAISGKGPESYILIKGRKIPYSDSQTVLSWAGDRKRDWR encoded by the coding sequence ATGAATAAAAAAAGCCTAAAGACTGTAGCTGAAAGTCTAAAGATAAAAGGTTTTCTGAAGGATATCGTCGGAGATGAGCAAGTGATTATTGAAGGGCTTGCGTTTGACTCCCGTAAGGTCAAAAAAGGGGATCTTTTTTGCTGTACCGTAGGGGGTAATGTGGATGGCCATCTTTTTGCCGAGGACGCCGTTAGATCCGGTGCTGTCGCCCTTATGTGCAGTCGCATTCCGACTTCCGTGAACGTCCCTATCTTACTGGTTGAGGATGTCAGAAGAGCCATGGGATTGGTCTCGTCTTTACTGGAAGGGGATCCCTGTCGCTCGATGACCCTTGTTGCTGTTACCGGAACGAACGGGAAAAGCACCACGACCTATATGGTAAGGTCTATCATGTCTCAGCGTCTAAAGATGGGGCTTCTCGGTACGATAGAGTATCACGATGGAGATCGATCCTTTAAAGCCGATAGAACTACTCCAGAGGGGCCCGACATTCAGGCCTTACTGGGCCGTATGGTTTCCTCCGGTTGCGATGGATGTGTTATGGAGGCATCTTCCCACGGCATTTCCCAGGGAAGACTGGAAGGGCTCTCCTTTGACGCAGCGGTGTTTACTAACTTAACTCAGGAACATTTGGACTACCACGGAGATATGGAGAGTTATTTTAAGGCTAAAACCGATCTCTTCGATTCTTACATGAAGGACGATAGCTCAAAAATATTCAACCTAGATGATAGCTACGGCAGAGCTCTACACTCCAGATTTTCCGATGGAATATCATATGGCATCGCATCCGATGCAGATGTAAGGGCGGATAACCTTTCTTTAGGGGTCGATGGAATAGGCTTTGACCTGATCATCGAAGGCTCTCCCTCTCCTGTTAGGATTCCCATTATAGGTAGATACAACGTCAACAACGCCTTAGCTGCCGCTGCAGCCTGTTGGTCTATTGGTTTTTCCCGCGAAGAGATAGTCAGAGGCCTAGAGATGTTGCCCGCTGTTCCTGGGAGAATGGAGCGGTTTGTCTTCGATAATGATCTGTGTGCGGTAGTGGACTATGCCCATTCTCCTGACGCTCTTGAGAACCTTTTGAGGTCCCTGAGGGAACTCTGCAAGGGAAAACTTATAAGCGTCTTTGGGTTAGGCGGCGAGAGATTTAGAGATAACCGATGGACCATGGGGGAGATTGCCGCAAAAATGGCAGACCATCTGGTGCTGACTATGGACAATCCTAGAGGAGAGGAGCCGGAGGATATCGTAGAGGATATCCTAATCGGGGTTAAAAAAATACCTGACGCTAGCTTTGAAATCGTCATAAACAGAGAAAAAGCCGTTCAGACCGCTCTTGATCTAGGAGGAGCAGGGGATATAGTGGCTATCTCCGGGAAGGGACCGGAGAGCTATATACTCATAAAAGGTCGTAAAATACCCTATTCCGATTCCCAGACGGTTCTCTCTTGGGCGGGGGATAGAAAGAGAGATTGGCGATGA